Proteins found in one Candidatus Binatia bacterium genomic segment:
- a CDS encoding cyclic nucleotide-binding domain-containing protein → MGTSEGATIDAGLSGGQSLDAEALGQFPFFAARKSNFADRLRDNLIHRVTGNPIRAAVLREYRHGEIICEAGSYGSTAFLLVEGSATAFLPAHVDAMPPQGRTARSLRRLASIFMRRTRSTRDMEVPASIGEVTAWGTLHPLAPPPPRTLGPGDVFGIDACVNFHPREITVRAETDCKVIEMLRSVLDTVRASGKSAAAVDDLHRLATIRNAIATQQIFAQLSAAQIDNLVAASDLATQDELTDGILYAEGTAADAVFIVATGTVRLSRKQPGGERILAYSGRGTMVGADALGERPRLERLVLRRVDQPQGPVVPLTGTVTIGRRRSATIPFAASDSSVSRRHCRFEAGEHDIRLIDENSDNGTFLNGRRVQEAIVSVGDRITLAEAYTFEVARESVEQPGFPRTVAATALDNCEIVRIQAKVVHEALAGSGVLEQLAAATTRPVPLSAASADGSDQSYLRRVEELSLFNSQNTLLIDLERCTRCDECVRACAAAHSGVPRFTRDGPRFGKYLVTLACRSCTDPKCMIGCPVASIRRTGSLEVHIEDWCVGCGLCANSCPFGNINMIDLATPSGAPLPDGPIDLSSGKLKATICDLCAGYDGPNCVYACPHDAAIRVNPTAFLATADLQVP, encoded by the coding sequence ATGGGGACGAGCGAGGGCGCAACTATAGACGCCGGGCTTTCCGGTGGTCAATCCCTCGACGCGGAAGCCCTCGGGCAGTTTCCGTTCTTCGCGGCGCGAAAGTCCAACTTCGCCGACCGGCTGCGCGACAATCTCATCCACCGGGTCACCGGCAACCCGATTCGCGCCGCCGTGCTGCGCGAGTATCGGCATGGCGAGATCATCTGTGAGGCCGGGAGCTACGGATCCACCGCATTTCTTCTCGTCGAAGGCAGCGCGACCGCATTCTTGCCTGCGCACGTCGACGCCATGCCGCCGCAGGGGCGGACCGCCCGTTCGCTGCGGCGCCTGGCTTCGATCTTCATGCGCCGAACGCGCTCGACCCGAGACATGGAGGTGCCGGCTTCGATCGGCGAGGTCACGGCCTGGGGCACCTTGCATCCGCTTGCACCGCCGCCACCGCGAACTCTTGGCCCCGGAGACGTGTTTGGCATCGACGCCTGCGTCAACTTCCATCCACGCGAGATCACGGTGCGGGCCGAGACCGACTGCAAAGTCATCGAAATGCTACGCTCGGTGCTCGATACCGTGCGCGCGAGCGGCAAGAGTGCAGCCGCAGTCGACGATCTGCACCGCCTGGCCACGATCCGGAACGCGATCGCGACCCAGCAGATCTTCGCACAGCTTTCCGCGGCGCAGATCGATAACCTCGTCGCGGCATCGGACCTCGCTACGCAGGACGAGCTTACCGACGGCATTCTCTACGCCGAGGGCACCGCGGCTGACGCAGTTTTCATCGTCGCGACCGGCACGGTGCGCTTGTCGCGAAAGCAGCCCGGCGGCGAGCGGATTCTCGCTTACTCGGGACGCGGCACCATGGTCGGCGCCGATGCGCTCGGGGAGCGGCCGCGCCTGGAGCGGCTGGTGCTGCGAAGGGTAGACCAGCCGCAGGGACCGGTGGTTCCTTTGACCGGCACGGTCACGATCGGGCGGCGCCGTTCGGCGACCATTCCGTTTGCCGCCTCGGACAGCAGCGTCAGCCGCCGCCACTGCCGCTTCGAAGCGGGCGAGCACGACATTCGTCTCATCGACGAGAACAGCGACAACGGCACCTTCCTCAACGGCAGGAGAGTACAGGAGGCGATCGTCTCCGTCGGCGACCGAATCACCCTTGCCGAAGCATATACGTTCGAGGTTGCGCGCGAGTCGGTCGAGCAGCCGGGCTTCCCGCGCACGGTCGCGGCCACCGCGCTCGACAACTGCGAGATCGTGAGGATTCAGGCCAAGGTGGTGCACGAAGCGTTGGCGGGCAGTGGAGTGCTCGAGCAACTCGCCGCGGCGACGACGCGCCCGGTCCCGCTTTCGGCGGCCAGCGCCGACGGTTCTGATCAGTCGTACCTGCGCCGCGTCGAGGAGCTCAGCCTCTTCAACTCGCAGAACACGCTGCTGATCGACCTGGAGCGCTGCACACGCTGCGACGAGTGCGTGCGGGCGTGCGCTGCGGCCCATTCCGGAGTTCCCCGCTTCACTCGCGACGGGCCGAGGTTCGGCAAATATCTGGTGACGCTCGCGTGCCGCTCCTGCACCGACCCCAAGTGCATGATCGGCTGCCCTGTCGCCTCGATCCGCCGTACCGGCTCGCTCGAGGTCCACATTGAAGACTGGTGTGTCGGCTGCGGGCTGTGCGCCAACAGCTGTCCGTTCGGCAACATCAACATGATCGACCTGGCGACGCCGTCCGGTGCGCCTCTTCCCGATGGGCCCATCGACCTCTCTTCCGGAAAACTGAAGGCGACCATCTGCGATCTTTGTGCCGGGTACGACGGGCCGAACTGCGTGTACGCGTGTCCGCACGACGCGGCGATTCGCGTCAATCCGACCGCGTTCCTGGCAACGGCGGACCTGCAGGTGCCATGA
- a CDS encoding multiheme c-type cytochrome, with translation MVTALPAIAIACLWIGIRAARADEPATAPRFHGDTTCGKAACHGGPVPEHISHTGCRDTPDSWKWAWTQWRNRRVDHHSRAYETLTRPESQTIGRYMGIVPTQSDKCLQCHAPAAVAMPAGNWQRKDGVTCEDCHGGSEFWLEAHSQKDWKEKKAEYAKSKGFYNNSDFRLRAEKCGQCHVEIDHEIVAGGHPPLQFEMVAYAQLMKHWNDSKDRENSPDCADPSLWSIGQLVGLRRAAEMVARRAADSDYQSIGKFPHFEDRDCYSCHHKLVADGIRQVAGHFAMSDVILSVLLPGEKGALAAAWSQLQSSADSDRKLAAQRAGELGAMAADYSRRIAAKSVTRADAQALLKRITASGATLKAVRRFSHSSSPSSNVESESEPSLPWWYTTGAPEQTVLSIEALCNPAFDSIGIDRCSGSQGIEPELRRLGEATDRFHYDPEQFAKSLGDIHHKLFPGSE, from the coding sequence GTGGTCACCGCCCTGCCTGCGATTGCGATCGCGTGCCTGTGGATCGGTATTCGTGCCGCCCGCGCCGACGAGCCGGCCACCGCGCCGCGATTCCACGGCGATACGACGTGCGGGAAGGCTGCCTGCCATGGCGGCCCGGTTCCCGAGCACATCTCCCACACCGGTTGTCGCGACACGCCCGACTCGTGGAAATGGGCATGGACGCAGTGGCGCAATCGCCGCGTCGACCACCACAGCCGCGCTTACGAGACGCTGACACGGCCGGAATCCCAGACGATCGGCCGCTACATGGGCATCGTCCCGACCCAGAGCGACAAGTGCCTGCAGTGCCACGCTCCTGCCGCCGTCGCGATGCCGGCCGGCAACTGGCAGCGAAAGGACGGCGTCACCTGCGAGGACTGTCACGGCGGATCCGAGTTCTGGCTCGAGGCGCACAGCCAGAAGGACTGGAAGGAGAAGAAGGCGGAGTACGCGAAAAGCAAAGGCTTTTACAACAATTCCGATTTCCGCCTGCGAGCCGAAAAATGTGGTCAATGCCACGTCGAGATCGACCACGAGATCGTCGCCGGCGGACATCCGCCTCTGCAATTCGAGATGGTCGCGTACGCGCAGCTGATGAAACACTGGAACGATTCCAAGGATCGGGAAAACAGCCCCGACTGTGCGGATCCGTCGCTGTGGAGCATCGGACAGCTCGTGGGGCTGCGACGCGCGGCCGAGATGGTCGCCCGCCGGGCCGCAGATTCCGATTACCAGTCGATCGGCAAGTTCCCGCATTTCGAGGACCGCGACTGCTACTCGTGCCATCACAAGCTCGTTGCCGACGGCATCCGGCAGGTCGCAGGACACTTCGCGATGTCGGACGTGATTCTCTCCGTTCTTCTGCCGGGGGAGAAGGGCGCGCTGGCCGCTGCCTGGTCCCAGCTTCAGTCCTCGGCCGACAGTGACCGCAAGCTGGCAGCGCAGCGGGCGGGCGAGCTCGGCGCGATGGCAGCCGACTATTCGCGGAGAATCGCTGCAAAATCCGTGACGCGGGCCGACGCCCAGGCGCTGCTCAAGCGCATCACCGCCAGCGGCGCCACGCTCAAGGCCGTGCGACGCTTCAGCCATTCCTCGTCGCCTTCGTCCAACGTCGAGTCCGAGAGCGAGCCGAGCCTGCCGTGGTGGTACACCACCGGCGCGCCGGAACAGACCGTCCTCTCGATCGAAGCTTTGTGCAATCCTGCATTCGATTCGATCGGTATCGACCGCTGCAGCGGCAGCCAGGGCATAGAACCGGAGCTGAGACGGCTCGGCGAGGCCACGGACCGGTTCCACTACGATCCGGAGCAGTTCGCGAAGAGCCTCGGCGACATTCACCACAAGCTGTTCCCCGGCTCGGAATGA